The following coding sequences lie in one Saccharomyces mikatae IFO 1815 strain IFO1815 genome assembly, chromosome: 10 genomic window:
- the CTK2 gene encoding Ctk2p (similar to Saccharomyces cerevisiae CTK2 (YJL006C); ancestral locus Anc_5.242), which yields MPSTFETQLFLSRPFLSKRQIQRAQKNTISDYRNYNQKKLAVFKFLSDLCVQLKFPRKTLETAVYFYQRYHLFNRFESEVCYIVATSCLTLGCKEVETIKKTNEICTLSLRLRNVVKINTEILENFKKRVFQIELRILESCSFDYRVNNHVHVDEYVIKIGRELSFDYKLCHLAWIIAYDALKLETILVIPQHSIALAILKIAYELLDNNGWSSKRYSLFETDENSVNEAYFDIVNFYINSFDICDLQRHLPEGMLPVGVDRFMDLKKNAGPEFGLPQIADRVLNADPYITITRDNNVQERRYVLSLDLINGESNVVNSTKHA from the coding sequence ATGCCTAGCACTTTCGAAACGCAGCTCTTTCTTTCGAGACCTTTTCTGTCCAAAAGGCAAATTCAAAGAGCTCAAAAGAATACTATATCAGATTATCGAAATTACAACCAGAAAAAACTAGCTGTGTTCAAGTTTCTAAGTGATTTATGTGTCCAGTTGAAATTTCCGCGAAAGACTTTAGAGACTGcagtatatttttatcaaagataTCATCTTTTTAATCGCTTCGAATCAGAAGTTTGCTACATTGTGGCGACTAGCTGCCTAACTTTGGGTTGCAAAGAAGTTGAGACgatcaagaaaactaaCGAGATATGTACTTTGTCATTACGGTTGAGAAATGTGGTCAAAATCAATACGGagattttggaaaatttcaagaaaagagtaTTTCAAATAGAACTTCGAATACTGGAATCGTGTTCCTTCGACTATAGAGTGAATAATCACGTTCATGTTGATGAGTATGTTATTAAGATTGGTAGGGAACTATCTTTTGATTACAAATTATGCCATCTAGCTTGGATAATTGCCTACGACGCCTTAAAGCTAGAAACGATCCTGGTCATACCCCAGCATTCCATCGCGTTGGCCATTCTAAAAATAGCGTACGAATTACTGGATAATAATGGTTGGTCAAGTAAAAGATATTCATTATTTGAAACAGATGAAAATTCAGTAAATGAAGCTTATTTTGATATAGTGAATTTTTACATCAATTCATTTGACATCTGCGATTTACAACGGCATTTACCAGAGGGTATGCTTCCAGTCGGTGTTGACAGGTTTATGgacctgaaaaaaaatgcaggACCAGAATTTGGTTTGCCACAAATAGCGGATCGCGTGCTGAATGCGGATCCTTACATAACTATTACTAGGgataataatgttcaagaaagaagataCGTACTTTCACTGGACCTAATTAACGGTGAATCCAATGTAGTCAACTCTACAAAACATGCATAG
- the CYR1 gene encoding adenylate cyclase (similar to Saccharomyces cerevisiae CYR1 (YJL005W); ancestral locus Anc_5.206) has product MPSEPDTGLGTGPHDHKRPGQHEEQNHFTETPDGKAHDGAPKIKKHYDQNNGDKSRRNSAYSYYSPRSLSMTKSKESVTPNGMDDINVPNAEHSRPVEPKMRRGPYLLKKTLSSLSMTSTNSNHDDNKDHGYALNSSKTHNYPSAHSHHDNHHDHHHVQFFPNRKQSFAESLFKRFAGSNNHDSNKSGKDNKVANLSLSTLNPAPANRKPSKESALSTHLADNVPNALRRKVSSLVRGSSVHDISSNNPDKQIRPKVISQPENALHSSDVSNNKRSHRKSFLLGSTSSSSSRRGSNVSSMTNSDNASMATSSSHALHHNVPNISPTTKGKESVNSKSADHPDNKSEKVISGPNDNIPENPIFEDKREARTSTIEKPIAYKPSLFRLDTNLEDVTDITKTIPSTALNSTINSTHGTETASPKTVTMPEGPRKSVSMADLAVAAAAPNNEFTSITNDRSQWVAPQNWDVETKRKKPKSKGRSKSRRTSIDADALDPMSPAPLSKKDSRHRKNRHHHHHHDQKDNESTITADNSNSSFINIPKENISNESKQAVDSKSVNRLRSNLTMSPPSIQYAPSNINEDYDTSSTSSSLPSSSISSEDTSSCSESSSYTYAYMDANREQDTKTPILNKTKSYTKKFTSSSVNMNSSNGAQSSGLLLQDEKDDEVEYELEHYYKDFSDLDPKRHYAIRIFNTDDTFTTLSCTPATTIEEIIPALKRKFNITTQGNFQISLKVGKLSKILRPTSKPILIERKLLLLNGYRKSDPLHIMGIEDLSFVFKFLFHPVTPSHFTPEQEQRIMRSEFVHVDLRNMDLTTPPIIFYQHTSEIESLDVSNNANIFLPLEFIESSIKLLSLRMVNIRASKFPSNITEAYKLVSLELQRNFIRKVPNSIMKLSNLTILNLQCNELESLPAGFVELKNLQLLDLSSNKFMHYPEVINHCTNLLQIDLSYNKIQSLPQSSKKLVKLAKMNLSHNKLNFIGDLSEMANLRTLNLRYNRISSIKTNASNLQNLFLTDNRISNFEDTLPKLRALEIQENPITSISFKDFYPKNMTSLTLNKAQLSSIPGELLIKLSFLEKLELNQNNLTRLPQEISKLTKLVFLSVARNKLEYIPPELSQLKSLRSLDLHSNNIRDFVDGMENLELTSLNISSNAFGNSSLENSFYHNMSYGSKLSKSLMFFIAADNQFDDAMWPLFNCFVNLKVLNLSYNNFSDVSHMKLESITELYLSGNKLTTLSGDTVLKWSSLKTLMLNSNLMLSLPAELSNLSQLSVFDVGANQLKYNISNYHYDWNWRNNKELKYLNFSGNRRFEIKSFISHDIDADLSDLTVLPQLKVLGLMDVTLNTTKVPDENVNFRLRTTASTINGMRYGVADTLGQRDYVSSRDVTFERFRGNDDECLLCLHDSKNQNADYGHNISRIVRDIYDKILIRQLERYGDDTDDNIKTALRFSFLQLNKEINGMLNSVDNGADVANLSYADLLSGACSTVIYIRGKRLFAANLGDCMAILSKNNGDYQTLTKQHLPTKREEYERIRISGGYVNNGKLDGVVDVSRAVGFFDLLPHIHASPDVSVVTLTKADEMLIVATHKLWEFMDVDTVCDIARENSTDPLRAAAELKDHAMAYGCTENITILCLALYENVQQRNRFTLNKNSLMTRRSTFEDTTLRRLQPEISPPTGNLAMVFTDIKSSTFLWELFPNAMRTAIKTHNDIMRRQLRIYGGYEVKTEGDAFMVAFPTPTSGLTWCLSVQLKLLDAQWPEEITSVQDGCQVMDRNGNIIYQGLSVRMGIHWGCPVPELDLVTQRMDYLGPMVNKAARVQGVADGGQIAMSSDFYSEFNKIMKYHERVVKGKETLKEVYGEEIIGEVLEREIAMLESIGWAFFDFGEHKLKGLETKELVTIAYPKVLASRHEFASEDEQTKLINETMLFRLRVVSNRIESIMSALSGGFIELDSQTEGSYIKFNPKVENGIMQSISEKDALLFFDHVITRIESSVALLHLRQQRSSGLEICRNDKSSAQSNIFNVVDELLEIAKNVKNSST; this is encoded by the coding sequence ATGCCATCAGAGCCTGATACTGGTTTAGGAACTGGCCCTCACGACCACAAACGACCAGGACAACATGAGGAGCAGAATCACTTTACGGAAACACCTGACGGCAAAGCTCACGATGGTGCACCAAAAATCAAGAAGCATTACGACCAAAATAATGGAGACAAATCAAGAAGGAATAGCGCATATAGTTATTATAGTCCTCGTTCGCTTTCCATGACCAAAAGTAAAGAGAGTGTTACTCCAAATGGCATGGATGATATTAATGTTCCCAATGCAGAACATTCAAGACCCGTAGAACCGAAAATGAGAAGAGGCCCATATTTGCTCAAGAAAACATTAAGTAGTCTTTCGATGACCAGCACGAATAGTAACcacgatgataataaagaCCATGGTTATGCTTTGAATTCTTCCAAGACGCATAACTATCCTTCCGCTCATAGTCATCATGACAACCATCATGATCATCATCATGTGCAGTTTTTTCCCAATAGAAAGCAGTCATTTGCAGAAAGCTTATTCAAAAGGTTTGCAGGGTCAAACAATCACGACAGTAATAAGTCAGGAAAGGATAATAAGGTTGCGAACTTATCCCTTTCGACGTTAAATCCTGCGCCTGCCAATAGGAAACCCTCTAAAGAATCTGCATTATCTACCCACTTGGCAGATAATGTACCGAACGCTCTACGAAGGAAGGTATCCTCATTAGTTCGTGGTTCTTCTGTCCATGATATAAGTAGTAATAATCCGGATAAACAAATCAGACCAAAAGTTATTTCACAGCCAGAGAATGCATTACATTCGTCCGATGTTTCCAATAACAAACGTTCACACAGAAAAAGCTTCCTGTTAGGTTCTACATCTTCCTCAAGCAGTAGAAGGGGCTCTAACGTTAGCTCAATGACTAACAGTGACAATGCGAGTATGGCAACCTCGAGTAGCCATGCTCTCCATCATAACGTACCTAATATCTCTCCAACTACTAAAGGCAAAGAAAGCGTTAACAGCAAATCTGCTGATCACCCTGATAATAAATCTGAAAAAGTTATTTCAGGGCCTAATGACAACATTCCAGAAAACCCTATTTTTGAAGACAAACGTGAGGCCAGAACATCCACCATAGAAAAACCCATTGCATATAAACCATCTCTCTTTAGGTTAGACACAAACCTTGAGGATGTAACTGATATTACAAAGACAATACCTTCCACAGCTCTCAATTCCACAATAAACTCTACGCACGGTACTGAAACAGCCTCACCTAAGACAGTAACTATGCCAGAAGGCCCACGGAAATCAGTTTCGATGGCTGAtcttgctgttgctgctgctgcacCCAACAATGAATTTACCTCAATTACTAATGATAGATCACAATGGGTAGCACCTCAAAATTGGGATGTTGAaacgaaaaggaaaaaaccaaaatctAAAGGGAGatcaaaatcaagaagaaCCAGCATAGATGCTGATGCACTTGACCCTATGTCGCCGGCaccactttcaaaaaaagattctCGCCATCGTAAAAATCGccaccaccatcaccatcacgaccaaaaagataatgaaTCGACGATTACTGCTGATAATAGTAACTCAAGCTTTATTAATATACCGAAAGAGAACATTTCAAATGAAAGCAAGCAGGCGGTTGATTCTAAATCTGTAAACCGCTTAAGAAGTAATTTGACTATGAGTCCTCCAAGCATTCAATATGCTCCATCAAATATAAATGAGGACTACGACACATCATCGACTTCCTCATCTTTGCCGTCCTCATCAATTAGCTCAGAAGATACATCTTCTTGCAGTGAGTCCTCTTCGTACACTTATGCCTATATGGATGCTAATAGAGAGCAGGACACCAAAACACCAATCCTGAATAAAACAAAGTCATACACTAAGAAGTTCACATCCTCTTCAGTAAATATGAATTCATCAAACGGCGCTCAGAGTTCGGGATTATTACTACAGGATGAAAAGGATGATGAAGTAGAGTATGAATTGGAACACTACTATAAAGACTTCAGCGATTTGGATCCAAAGAGGCACTATGCGATCCGTATTTTCAATACTGACGACACTTTTACTACTTTGTCATGTACTCCAGCGACTACAATTGAAGAGATAATACCCGcactgaaaagaaaattcaacaTTACTACGCAAGGAAATTTTCAGATTTCCCTGAAAGTGGGAAAgttatcaaaaattttaagaCCAACTTCCAAACCTATTTTAATTGAGAGGAAacttttacttttgaaCGGATATCGAAAGTCCGACCCACTCCATATTATGGGTATTGAAGATCtaagttttgttttcaagtttcttttccatcCTGTCACGCCTTCTCATTTTACGCCCgaacaagaacaaagaataaTGAGAAGTGAGTTTGTTCACGTAGATTTGAGGAATATGGATCTAACCACTCCTcccattattttttatcagcATACATCAGAAATAGAGAGTTTAGATGTATCCAATAACGCGAACATATTCTTACCTCTGGAGTTCATAGAAAGCTCAATAAAATTACTAAGTCTAAGAATGGTGAACATCAGAGCATCTAAATTTCCCTCAAATATTACTGAGGCATATAAACTGGTATCCTTAGAATTACAGAGAAACTTCATAAGAAAAGTACCGAACTCGATTATGAAGCTAAGTAATCTAACGATATTAAACCTTCAATGTAATGAGCTTGAAAGCCTACCAGCAGGGTTTGTTGAACTAAAGAATTTGCAATTATTAGATTTATCTTCAAACAAGTTCATGCACTACCCAGAGGTCATTAACCATTGTACGAATCTTTTACAAATAGATTTATcatataataaaattcaaagtTTACCACAATCCAGTAAGAAGTTAGTGAAACTTGCAAAGATGAACCTTTCTCATAATAAACTAAATTTTATAGGCGATTTATCGGAAATGGCAAACTTGAGAACGTTGAACCTAAGATATAACAGGATATCATCAATCAAGACCAATGCATCTAACTTGcagaatctttttttaacagATAATAGAATTTCAAACTTCGAAGACACTTTGCCAAAACTAAGAGCGcttgaaattcaagaaaatccaATAACATCTATCTCTTTCAAGGATTTTTATCCTAAAAACATGACAAGTTTGACACTAAACAAGGCACAGCTGTCGAGTATTCCTGGAGAATTACTCATCAAactatcttttcttgaaaaacttgAGCTAAATCAGAATAATTTAACTAGACTACCACAGGAAATATCCAAGTTAACTAAGTTAGTTTTCCTTTCTGTGGCGAGAAATAAACTAGAGTATATTCCTCCAGAACTCTCTCAGCTCAAGAGTTTAAGGTCGTTAGATCTACATTCCAATAACATAAGAGACTTTGTCGATGGTATGGAAAATCTAGAGCTGACATCATTGAATATTTCGTCTAATGCATTCGGTAACTCTAGTTTAGAAAACTCATTTTACCATAACATGTCATACGGGTCAAAGTTGTCTAAAAGTTTGATGTTTTTTATAGCTGCAGACAATCAGTTCGACGATGCTATGTGGCCACTTTTTAACTGCTTTGTCAACTTGAAAGTGCTAAATCTTTCTTATAATAATTTTTCCGATGTATCGCACATGAAGCTTGAAAGTATCACCGAATTATATCTCTCCGGTAATAAGCTTACAACATTATCTGGGGATACAGTTTTGAAATGGAGCTCTTTGAAGACTTTAATGTTGAATAGTAACCTAATGCTTTCTCTACCTGCTGAATTATCGAATCTTTCACAACTAAGCGTGTTTGATGTTGGAGCCAATCAATTGAAGTATAACATATCGAACTATCACTATGATTGGAATTGGAGAAACaataaagaattaaaatatttgaatttctcGGGAAATCGAAGGTTCGAAATAAAATCATTTATAAGCCACGATATTGATGCTGATTTGTCTGATCTGACCGTTTTACCTCAATTAAAGGTGTTAGGTTTAATGGATGTAACGTTAAACACCACGAAGGTACCGGATGAAAACGTCAATTTCCGTTTAAGAACGACTGCATCAACAATAAATGGGATGCGCTACGGTGTTGCTGATACGTTAGGTCAGAGAGACTATGTATCATCCCGTGATGTcacttttgaaagatttcgGGGTAATGACGACGAATGCTTATTATGCCTTCATGACAGCAAAAACCAAAATGCTGATTACGGTCATAACATTTCTAGAATTGTTAGGGATATCTACGATAAAATACTAATCAGGCAACTGGAAAGATACGGAGACGATACAGACGACAATATAAAAACTGCGCTTCGTTTCAGTTTTTTGCaattaaataaagaaattaatggGATGCTAAATTCTGTAGATAATGGTGCTGATGTTGCTAATCTTTCATATGCAGATTTGTTAAGCGGTGCTTGCTCTACTGTGATATATATCAGAGGGAAACGACTTTTCGCAGCAAACCTAGGTGATTGTATGGCAATTTTATCCAAAAATAATGGTGACTACCAAACTCTAACCAAACAACATCTCCCcacaaaaagagaagaatacGAGAGGATTAGAATATCTGGAGGGTATGTCAACAATGGCAAATTAGATGGCGTTGTTGATGTATCTAGGGCAGTCggattttttgatttgcTTCCTCACATTCACGCTTCCCCTGATGTTTCTGTTGTGACTTTGACGAAGGCAGACGAGATGCTTATTGTAGCCACACATAAGTTATGGGAATTCATGGACGTGGACACAGTATGTGATATTGCCCGGGAAAATAGTACCGATCCGCTGCGTGCAGCAGCTGAGTTAAAGGACCATGCTATGGCCTATGGCTGTACAGAGAATATTACTATTTTATGCCTTGCTCTCTATGAAAACGTCCAACAACGGAATCGGTTTACCCTAAATAAAAACTCTTTGATGACTAGAAGAAGTACTTTCGAGGATACAACATTAAGAAGGCTTCAACCTGAAATATCACCCCCAACAGGTAACCTAGCAATGGTTTTTACTGATATTAAAAGCTCAACCTTTTTGTGGGAGCTGTTTCCAAATGCAATGAGGACCGCAATAAAAACACATAATGATATAATGCGTCGTCAGCTGCGAATTTACGGTGGTTACGAAGTGAAGACAGAGGGTGACGCCTTTATGGTGGCATTCCCTACACCAACCAGTGGTCTGACGTGGTGTTTAAGTGTTCAGTTGAAGCTTTTGGATGCACAGTGGCCGGAAGAAATTACCTCGGTTCAAGACGGCTGCCAGGTTATGGATAGAAACGGTAATATCATTTATCAAGGTCTATCAGTTAGAATGGGTATTCATTGGGGTTGCCCAGTCCCAGAGCTTGATTTAGTGACTCAAAGAATGGATTATTTGGGCCCAATGGTTAATAAGGCTGCAAGGGTCCAAGGCGTCGCGGATGGGGGCCAGATTGCAATGAGTAGTGATTTTTATTCTGAATTTAACAAGATAATGAAGTATCATGAGCGGGTGGTGAAAGGGAAAGAAACGCTCAAGGAAGTGTATGGTGAAGAGATCATTGGAGAGGTGCTTGAAAGGGAAATTGCGATGTTAGAAAGCATTGGTTGGGCATTTTTTGACTTTGGTGAACACAAGCTGAAGGGATTAGAAACCAAAGAACTTGTTACAATCGCATATCCTAAGGTTCTTGCTTCCAGGCACGAGTTTGCATCTGAGGATGAACAGACAAAATTAATTAACGAAACAATGCTGTTTCGCTTAAGAGTTGTTTCAAACAGAATAGAATCTATCATGTCAGCCTTAAGTGGTGGCTTCATTGAGCTGGACTCTCAGACAGAGGGAAGTTATATCAAGTTTAACCCTAAGGTGGAGAATGGTATCATGCAGTCAATTTCAGAAAAAGATGcattgttgttttttgatCATGTAATCACTAGAATCGAATCCAGCGTGGCATTACTACATTTGCGGCAGCAGCGATCTTCAGGACTGGAAATTTGCAGAAATGATAAATCATCTGCCCAAAgcaatattttcaatgttGTTGATGAACTTTTAGAAATAGCTAAAAATGTAAAGAATTCATCGACTTGA
- the SYS1 gene encoding Sys1p (similar to Saccharomyces cerevisiae SYS1 (YJL004C); ancestral locus Anc_5.207), with product MISIRRYLRVPNELKPSQIFKQDSLSPSKIGLQIILLQVFYYTTGTILFYCWGKLAGYDLEIRKWLFSWENIDFTNAYGLSLSFLWLLDSLICVFFLTVIVGRSKLAWDFAITIHAINFIVVFLYTWRFPSFSWFFLQVLSSLILIFLGTWTTRWRELKDTFFEGLVDPNEGENQLVASSQQQSDHTLLVQSPIPLKDLESQI from the coding sequence ATGATTTCGATAAGAAGGTACTTGCGGGTACCGAATGAGTTAAAGCCTTCTCAGATCTTCAAACAAGATTCTCTTTCTCCGAGTAAGATTGGACTTcaaattattcttttgcAAGTTTTCTATTACACTACAGGTactattcttttctattgCTGGGGTAAACTAGCGGGCTATGATCTTGAAATCAGAAAGTGGCTCTTTTCTTGGGAGAATATTGATTTTACGAACGCTTACGGTCTGTCACTGTCGTTTTTATGGCTTTTGGATTCATTAATatgtgtttttttcttaacaGTTATTGTTGGTCGAAGTAAACTGGCATGGGACTTTGCTATCACCATACATGCCATTAATTTTATAGTGGTGTTTCTTTATACTTGGAGATTTCCTTCCTTTTCCTGGTTTTTCCTTCAAGTTCTATCATCCTTGATACTAATATTTTTGGGGACATGGACCACAAGATGGAGAGAGCTCAAAGACACCTTTTTTGAGGGCTTGGTTGATCCTAACGAGGGAGAAAACCAACTGGTGGCATCAAGCCAGCAGCAAAGTGATCACACACTACTAGTCCAATCACCGATACCACTGAAAGACCTGGAAAGCCAGATATGA